The DNA segment GGAGAGTTCGACCTGCTCGAGCGGATGGCCGAGGCCTCGGGCCGCCCGCTCAGCGTGTCCACCATGCAACGCGACCACGCCCCGAAGCAATGGGAGCGCATCTTCGAACGCGCCGAGCAGGCCACCCGCGCCGGCAAGGACGTCCGTTGCCAGGTCGCCGCCCGTCCCATCGGCGTCTTGCTCGGCCTCTCGGCCACGTTCCACCCCTTCATGGGCTTCCCGAGCTACAAGGAAATCGCCTCCTTGCCGCTCGAGGCGCGCGTCGCGCAGATGCGGGATCCCTCCTTCCGCGCCCGGCTCCTCTCGGAGAAGAGCGGCAAGGTCGCCGGCGACGGGAGCCCCCTGCCCCCGCTCGCGGACTTTTTCCTGGCAAACCCGCTGCTCGTGGCGATGCGCCTCTTCCGGCTCGGCGAATCGCCGAACTACGAGCCTTCCGGGCTCGAGAGCCTCGCGGGCGACGCGACGCGCGGGGGTTTGCCCCTGCTCTCGGTCATCTACGACGCGATGCTCGAGCAGGACGGCCGCGCGCTCCTGTATTTCCCGCTCTACAATTACACCGAAATGAACCTCGACGTGGTGCGCCGCATGCTCCTGCACCCGCTCTCGTTGCCGGGCCTCGGCGACGGCGGCGCGCACGTGGGGACCATCTGCGACGCGAGCCTGCCGACGTTCTTGCTCACGCACTGGGCGCGCGACCGGGCCGAGGGCCGGATCCCCCTCGAATACCTCGTGAAGATGCAGACCCGCGACACCGCGCGTTTCCTCGGGCTCGACGACCGCGGCACGCTCGAGCGGGGGCAACGGGCGGACATCAACATCATCGATTTCGACAACCTGCGCCTCCGCGCCCCCTTCATGCAACGCGACCTGCCGGCCGGCGGGTATCGGCTCATGCAAAAGGCGGAAGGGTACGTGGCCACGCTGGTCGCGGGCGAGGTCGTCGTCGAGAAGGGGGCCTTCACGGGGGCGCGGCCGGGCAGGCTCGTCCGGGCCGGGAGAAGACGCGGCTGAGCGGCCTCAGAACCGCGCTTTCCGCAGCGCGATGAGCCAGTTCGAGAGCGCGCGGAACGCCTCGTCCGTCGGCGCCTCGGGCAACGTCGAGCCCTCGCGCGCCTCTCCGAGCAGGCGCATCGCCCGATCGAGGCTCTCGCGGAACCGCTTCACGTCCCCCGCCGAGAGCTTCGTCTTCTCGCCGGCCTGCTTCATGGTGACGAGCTCGCGCGCCTCCTCGAAGCCGTATGCAGGGAAGAGCGCGGCGACGTCCGTCACCACCTCCCCCGCGCGGAGCAGGTGCGTGCCCGTGAGCGCCGTGCGCAACACGTAGAGCACCCGCTTCGCCGTCGTCCCGCCCTCCTCCTCGGCCGCCTTGCGCTGATTCTGGGCGAAACCCGCGTAATGCCGGTGCACGCGCCGCGACAGGGCCGCGCGCACGAGCGGGCGCAATTCACCGAGCAGCGGGCTCGTGACGAGCGCGGGCGCCCCGAGGATCCGCTCCACGTAATTGCCGTTTCCCCCGAGGATCCCGGCGAGCACCGGGCCGATCTCGTTCGAGGTGTAATCGATCTCCACCCCGTCGATCACCTCCATGCGGTCCCGCGCCGCCGGCGCCATGTCGAGCCCCACGAGCAGCGACGTCGGCACGACGTGCACCGCCTTCAGATCGAGGTCGCTGTCGGGCGAGGCGAACCCGTACGCGTGCGCGCCGCTCAAAAGAACGACGAGGTGCTCGCGGGCCCTGCCCTCCTCTTCGAGGACGCCCCGCGCCACCCTCGCCTGCGCCTCGGGCAGGACGCCGAAATGCATCACGAGCTCGATCGCCTGTCGATCCTTCTCCGTCGTCATGAATCCCTCATTCGTCCCAGCGCGCCTCCGGCGGTGCCGGAGCGTCCTTGCCGAAGGGCCCCTCCCTGCCCTCGAAAAACCTCCGCGCGGCCTCCTCCCGGACCCGGCGCAGCGCCACTTCGGCGCGCCGCACGTCCGCGCGCCGCGGCAGCTTGCTCTCCCTGCGCGCCGCTTCGAGCTCCGGCGTCAGCGACTCCGCCAGCCGGATGACCTCCGCGAGCGGCACGCGCCCCTTCTTGATGTCGAGCAACACGGGCCGCAGCTCGTCCCGCACGCAGAGCTCCGGCGCTCCCGTCCGGAGCCACCGGATCGACAGATCGATGAGCCGCACCAGGTTGTACGCGTTCTTCGGCCGGAGCTCACGCGACGCCGGCAAGGACGAACCCTCGCCCGCGCGCGCGTACGCGGCGAGCGCTGACCACTCGCGCCCCTCGAGCAGGCCCTGATCGGCCATCGATCGGTAGAGCTGCTTCAGATACTCGCGCGCCCGGAGCATCGCGTCCTCGGCCGTCGGCGCGACGATGTGTGTCTCCTTCGCGAGCCTCGCCGCGGCCTCGTCGAGCGCGAGGCTCGGGTCCTCGCGCAGCCAGCCGAGCACGATCGAGCGGTGCTCGGCGAGGCGCGTGTCGTGCGAGAGGCGCGAGAGCTGCGAGAGCGCGTATCGCCCGAAGCTCCCGTGGATCTCCACCGAGACGAACGCGTCGCGCGCCTCGACGAGCCATTCGCCCATCGGGTCCTTCACGCTCGCCGGCTGCGACGCGGCCGCGAAGAGCATCTCCAGCGTGTTCGGGTCGGCCCGCAGCGCCTGCCGGATCGCCTTCCCCATCTCCCAGTACGTGCGGCTGCCGTCCTCGGAGACGAGGTCCTGCGGCGGCTCGACGAGCCCGGTCGTGAACGGGAACGGCAAGACGAACACCCCGCGCCGGTCCTCGTCCGAGTTCTCGTCCGACAAACCCCACGTCCGCGAGCCGACGACCGCGTCGACCACCACGCAAGGCAAGAGCGCGGTCCATGCGTCCTCGCGCCGCCGCGCGTAACGCACCTGCCCGACCTTGCGGGGGACGAGCTCCTCGCGCGAATACCGCACCGTGCCCACGCCGACGACGAGGACGTCGAAGAATCCCTCACCCGATCCCACCACCCGCCCGAGCGCGCCTTGCGGGACCAGGCGCTCGCCGAGCGTCCGATCCACGCGGGTCGTCACCTCGGTCCCGTGCGGGAGCGGCACGGCGAGGGGATCGACGTCCCCCATGCCGGAGAGCCTTCGCGACATGGCGCGAGCTTATCGCCACCCCGCGCGCGGAGCTACCCGCTCCGCGCCCGGCGCGCGGCGGCGAGCGCGAGGACGAACAGGGCGCCCGCCCAGGCCGCCTGCGTGCTCTCCTGCGCGCCCGCGACGCGACAACCGCAGCCCCGCGCGCCGCCGGGAGGGACGGCCGAGCGCCCCGCCGATGGGGCCGGGCCCTTCGCGGCCGTGACGCCTTCGAGCGGGCCCCACGCGCCGGACACGATGAAGCTCGCCCAGTAAAACGGGTGCTTCTGCGCGGGCCTCGCGAAGAGCATGAGCTGGGCCTCGCGCATCGCCTCGCTGCGGCCTTTCCCCTCGCGGAAGAGCTTCTGGTAATACGCCGTCATGAGGTCGCGCGTGGCATCGTCGTCGACCTGCCACAGGCTCATCACCTGCGTCTCCGAGCCGGCGAGCACGAGCGCGCGGCGCAGGCCCATGACGCCCTCGCGCACGAACCGGCGGTTGCCCTTCTCGAGCTCCACCGTGTCCACGTCGCCGATCCCCGTCTCACATGCGCTGAGCACGACGAGCTCGGTGCCCGACAGATCGAGCGCGGAGGCCTCGTACGCCGTGAGGATCCCGTCGTCGATCTGCCCCTTGCGCACGTTCGCGCCCGCGAGCGCGATGCCCGAGAGCAGCATCGGGTTCGTCACGCGAACCCGGCTCGTGGCTTCGCCCGCCGCGGGGATCTGCGGGAGCGCCTGGGTCGGCACTTCGAGCTCGAAGCCGCGCTTCCGGCCCTGCGCCGCCTTCCCGTCCTCGCTCAGGAAAAACCCGTGCGTCGCGACGTGCAGGATCCGCGGCGACGCCACCTGCTTGAGGGCTGTCTCCGTGGCGATTCGATCGATTTGCACGCGCGGCGAGGGCAAGAGCGGGCGCACGGCCGCCGCCTCCTCGGCCGTGCCCGGCAAGGGCGTGAATTTCACCCGCGAAATGAGGGGGAGCGACCCCTTCGGCGCTTCTGCCAGCGGAGCGGCGCCGGCATCCCCTGGGGCGTCGTAATCGGGGCTCGCCACGAGCACCGGCGCCGAGCGCTTCGGATCGCGCTCTCCGAGGCGCAACAGATCACGCCCGCTCGAGAGGTACGTCACCGCGTACTCCTGGAGGAGGAACTTGCCATTATCGAGCAGGAGCGCGCCGAACGGCAGGAGCGCGAGATCACCGTCCGGGGCCACGAGCAGGTGTTTCACCCCTTTGAGATGCGGGAGCAGCCGACCGAGCAGGAGGTTCTGGAGCAGATAGAGCTCCTTGTAGAACTTCGTATCACCCGGATCCTGCATGCCCGCCCGGATGCGGGCGATCTTCGCGTCCACGACGTTCGCCGGGACGTAGATCTGGCTGTGAAGGAGCGTCCCGTCGCGCCGGAGCACGTAGACCAGGTATTCGTCCCTGACGTTCACCCCCCTCGCGCTGTAATGGTTCAGCTTCTTCACCGTGTACCGGACGAACTCGACGAGCGCCGCGTCCTCGGGGATCCGCTCGGCGACGGCCTCGATCGTCACGGGCTTGCGCGCGCGGCGAAAGCCCACGCTGCGCGTGGTGATCTGCGCGTCGATCGCGTCGGCCTCCTTCGCCAGGCGCTCGACCTCCTTCTCGAACGCCTCCGTCGTCATGCCGCGGGGCCCGCGCCTGATCGCCGAGGCGAGCGCGCCGCGGACACGCGCGAGCTCGTCGAGCAGCGCCCGATCCTCGGGGCTCATACGTTCGCGCAGCGCGCCCATGCTCGCCGCCGTCGATTCGAGGACACGCGCCTTGTGGCGCAGGACCGTGCGGAGCACGAAGCGGGTCGTGTCCAGGCTCCTACCGCCGCGCGCCCACTGGAACGACAGGGCCGTCCGCATGGTCTCCTCGAGCTGCGCCGCGTAGGCGAGTTTGTCGTCCTCCGTGCCGCTCGCGAGGGCGTTCTCCAGGTGCTTCTCGTCGATGTCCTGGCCCTTCATCCGGAGCGCGAGCGCGCGGTCCATGTCCCTCCGCACCCACGCCTCGGCCCAGTCGTTGTAGAGGTCCGCGACGGAGGGGTGCCCCGGCCCGAGCGTCTTCCGCAGGATCCCCTCGGCTTTGAGGTAATACGCCTCTGCGCGGTCCTTCTGGTTCTCCGAGGCCAGGAACACCGCGATGTTGTGGTACAGCCGGCCCACCTCGGGGTGCATCGTTCCATAAAGGTTCTCGGCGATGGGCAGGGCGCGGTTGTATTGAT comes from the Polyangium spumosum genome and includes:
- a CDS encoding N-acyl-D-amino-acid deacylase family protein → MYDVKIVGGTLVDGTGGPRFAGDIGIKDGKIVDVGACPEGAARTISAHGALVIPGFTDIHTHYDGQISWDEELAPSSLHGVTTCVMGNCGVGFAPVRPTDHEKLVELMEGVEDIPGSALAEGLTWGWESFPEYMDVLEKRPRVIDFLCQVPHDALRVYVMGERAVAEESATASDIEAMRALLREALVAGAAGFSTGRTDNHRSARGKPTPASEARGEELAGITRGFAGLSHGVVQAVSDFDMFRGEEFFQGEFDLLERMAEASGRPLSVSTMQRDHAPKQWERIFERAEQATRAGKDVRCQVAARPIGVLLGLSATFHPFMGFPSYKEIASLPLEARVAQMRDPSFRARLLSEKSGKVAGDGSPLPPLADFFLANPLLVAMRLFRLGESPNYEPSGLESLAGDATRGGLPLLSVIYDAMLEQDGRALLYFPLYNYTEMNLDVVRRMLLHPLSLPGLGDGGAHVGTICDASLPTFLLTHWARDRAEGRIPLEYLVKMQTRDTARFLGLDDRGTLERGQRADINIIDFDNLRLRAPFMQRDLPAGGYRLMQKAEGYVATLVAGEVVVEKGAFTGARPGRLVRAGRRRG
- a CDS encoding DNA polymerase beta superfamily protein, with amino-acid sequence MTTEKDRQAIELVMHFGVLPEAQARVARGVLEEEGRAREHLVVLLSGAHAYGFASPDSDLDLKAVHVVPTSLLVGLDMAPAARDRMEVIDGVEIDYTSNEIGPVLAGILGGNGNYVERILGAPALVTSPLLGELRPLVRAALSRRVHRHYAGFAQNQRKAAEEEGGTTAKRVLYVLRTALTGTHLLRAGEVVTDVAALFPAYGFEEARELVTMKQAGEKTKLSAGDVKRFRESLDRAMRLLGEAREGSTLPEAPTDEAFRALSNWLIALRKARF
- a CDS encoding DNA polymerase beta superfamily protein, with the protein product MSRRLSGMGDVDPLAVPLPHGTEVTTRVDRTLGERLVPQGALGRVVGSGEGFFDVLVVGVGTVRYSREELVPRKVGQVRYARRREDAWTALLPCVVVDAVVGSRTWGLSDENSDEDRRGVFVLPFPFTTGLVEPPQDLVSEDGSRTYWEMGKAIRQALRADPNTLEMLFAAASQPASVKDPMGEWLVEARDAFVSVEIHGSFGRYALSQLSRLSHDTRLAEHRSIVLGWLREDPSLALDEAAARLAKETHIVAPTAEDAMLRAREYLKQLYRSMADQGLLEGREWSALAAYARAGEGSSLPASRELRPKNAYNLVRLIDLSIRWLRTGAPELCVRDELRPVLLDIKKGRVPLAEVIRLAESLTPELEAARRESKLPRRADVRRAEVALRRVREEAARRFFEGREGPFGKDAPAPPEARWDE
- a CDS encoding CHAT domain-containing tetratricopeptide repeat protein, which translates into the protein MRRLANAAFALTLALGTLSGGLARADTPAKPAAAVAEGDALEKEVESLYLAGKYAAALAAAQKLVALREQNLGKEHPKTGSALSDLGGMYLATGDYPKAEGFLRRAVEILEATKGQGDLLATALGNLATLLKKKGDMKGAERAYERAVALEEKGGAPREAALGTVLGNLAGLYMATGKLTQAEKLLLRAISLHDKPGLERSLVIDLANLGALYRGTGEHHKAADQYNRALPIAENLYGTMHPEVGRLYHNIAVFLASENQKDRAEAYYLKAEGILRKTLGPGHPSVADLYNDWAEAWVRRDMDRALALRMKGQDIDEKHLENALASGTEDDKLAYAAQLEETMRTALSFQWARGGRSLDTTRFVLRTVLRHKARVLESTAASMGALRERMSPEDRALLDELARVRGALASAIRRGPRGMTTEAFEKEVERLAKEADAIDAQITTRSVGFRRARKPVTIEAVAERIPEDAALVEFVRYTVKKLNHYSARGVNVRDEYLVYVLRRDGTLLHSQIYVPANVVDAKIARIRAGMQDPGDTKFYKELYLLQNLLLGRLLPHLKGVKHLLVAPDGDLALLPFGALLLDNGKFLLQEYAVTYLSSGRDLLRLGERDPKRSAPVLVASPDYDAPGDAGAAPLAEAPKGSLPLISRVKFTPLPGTAEEAAAVRPLLPSPRVQIDRIATETALKQVASPRILHVATHGFFLSEDGKAAQGRKRGFELEVPTQALPQIPAAGEATSRVRVTNPMLLSGIALAGANVRKGQIDDGILTAYEASALDLSGTELVVLSACETGIGDVDTVELEKGNRRFVREGVMGLRRALVLAGSETQVMSLWQVDDDATRDLMTAYYQKLFREGKGRSEAMREAQLMLFARPAQKHPFYWASFIVSGAWGPLEGVTAAKGPAPSAGRSAVPPGGARGCGCRVAGAQESTQAAWAGALFVLALAAARRARSG